The proteins below come from a single Burkholderia humptydooensis genomic window:
- a CDS encoding ferritin-like protein: MFHAIQAIDQRGFAIVGKLHGSLLRVGALTGAAMTDVQHSLRTWKARFRATSALLEIDAARGLTIGQFYSLISNMIGEVGDKAFINPPRNQIGPALMPDAVIVTNVATAQQAIRTIVEEGEGTSKSPTEVVGRYRYAHYYRLMQIKQGRKLVKDQSGYSYSGDSIVFDPSGVYDVPGNPKVADYPSGSAQRRACNNFNYTYTSLLKTLHALFNGQTPGDRFNAVIGLMMSLKAQATAMMSGIPNPAAKPLPAPSFEYQPVDPGSAQAFDAQTIPSELQPNR; the protein is encoded by the coding sequence TTGTTTCACGCGATCCAAGCGATCGACCAACGAGGCTTCGCCATCGTCGGCAAACTGCATGGTTCATTGTTGCGGGTTGGCGCACTGACAGGCGCTGCGATGACAGACGTGCAACACTCTCTGAGAACGTGGAAGGCGCGCTTCCGCGCGACATCGGCGCTCCTCGAAATCGACGCCGCGCGGGGATTGACGATCGGCCAGTTCTACAGCCTCATCTCGAACATGATCGGCGAAGTCGGCGACAAGGCATTCATCAACCCGCCCCGCAATCAGATCGGCCCCGCTCTGATGCCGGACGCCGTCATCGTCACCAACGTCGCAACCGCGCAGCAGGCAATCCGCACGATCGTCGAAGAAGGAGAAGGCACGTCGAAATCGCCGACCGAGGTGGTCGGGCGCTACCGCTACGCGCATTACTACCGCCTCATGCAAATCAAGCAGGGGCGAAAACTCGTGAAAGACCAGTCCGGCTATTCGTATTCAGGCGATTCCATCGTCTTCGATCCGAGCGGCGTCTATGACGTGCCGGGCAACCCGAAGGTCGCCGACTATCCTTCCGGATCCGCGCAGCGGCGTGCCTGCAACAACTTCAACTACACCTATACGAGCCTGCTGAAGACATTGCATGCGCTGTTCAACGGACAAACCCCAGGCGACCGCTTCAATGCTGTCATCGGACTGATGATGTCGTTGAAGGCGCAAGCCACCGCGATGATGTCCGGCATCCCGAATCCGGCGGCGAAGCCCCTCCCCGCGCCGAGCTTCGAGTATCAGCCGGTCGATCCGGGCAGCGCGCAGGCATTCGATGCGCAGACGATCCCTTCGGAATTGCAACCGAATCGATGA